A single genomic interval of Spirosoma linguale DSM 74 harbors:
- a CDS encoding protein of unknown function DUF541 (PFAM: protein of unknown function DUF541~KEGG: ank:AnaeK_1804 protein of unknown function DUF541): protein MRTMHESRIIKTGLLVISLFLGLSTGIAQSTDNHLTILGDAFEEVTADQATLNVNLTYSDEKDITLVYEQHKAGRERLASLLNELKVPTKDIQILQLMIRKERDFSMGGGGMGQPVEKFKGFQRVAIKFDDLKRYALVQQRLASDGFIDLSSSFSVSNQRDIELRLSDVAVARAKEKAERMAKAASRTIKRIVRMGDIEETEAIGYIRTNQNNMYMNSYNMEVNRPVSTISQTFRITASVKVVFEMN from the coding sequence ATGCGCACAATGCATGAATCCCGCATCATTAAAACCGGTCTGTTAGTTATTAGCTTATTTCTGGGCTTATCAACAGGCATTGCTCAATCGACCGACAATCATTTGACGATATTAGGCGATGCTTTCGAAGAAGTAACGGCCGACCAGGCTACGCTGAACGTAAATCTGACGTACAGCGATGAAAAAGACATTACTCTGGTCTACGAACAGCATAAAGCAGGTCGGGAGCGGTTAGCGTCTCTGCTGAACGAACTCAAAGTGCCCACGAAAGATATCCAGATTTTGCAGCTGATGATTCGCAAGGAACGCGACTTTTCCATGGGCGGTGGCGGCATGGGACAGCCAGTTGAGAAATTCAAGGGCTTTCAACGGGTAGCCATTAAGTTCGACGACCTGAAACGATATGCACTGGTGCAGCAGCGGTTGGCTTCCGATGGCTTTATCGACTTATCCTCTTCTTTTTCGGTGAGTAACCAGCGCGACATTGAACTTCGCTTATCCGATGTGGCCGTTGCAAGAGCTAAAGAAAAGGCCGAACGAATGGCTAAAGCAGCCTCCCGAACGATCAAACGAATTGTCCGAATGGGTGATATAGAAGAAACAGAAGCTATTGGCTATATACGAACTAACCAGAACAACATGTACATGAACTCCTACAACATGGAAGTCAACCGCCCCGTCTCGACAATTTCCCAAACGTTTCGGATTACGGCTTCCGTGAAAGTCGTTTTCGAGATGAATTAA